Sequence from the Methanobacteriaceae archaeon genome:
CCAATCATCTTTTAAGCTGTCTTTATAAAAAAGTGCTTCCTCATTATCTGGTTCAATTTCCAGGACTTTTTCAAAGGATTCTAAGGCCAGATCATCTTTACCCAAATCCAGGTAAACATTTCCCAGATTTAAATAAGGTGCCGAATAATCATTATTCAATTTAATGGCCTCTTTTAATGATTCAAGGGCTTCGTGATTTTGACCCAGGCTAAACTGTACATAGCCCAAATAATTCCACAATTCTTTCTGTTCATTGTCTATTTTAAGAGCTTTTTTAAAGTATTCTACTGCTTCTTCTTCTTTCTCCAGGAAGTAAAGAACATTACCCTTGTAAAAGAGTGCCTTGAAGTTTTCTGGATCGATTTCTATGGTCCGGTTTAAATATCCCAAAGCATCCTCATAATTACCACTATCAGCTAGAGTGGAACCTAGATTATAAATAGCTGTTTCATAGTAATTATCAATCCCCAATACCTGTTCAAAGCATTCTATGGCCCGTTCATCCTGTCCCATTATGCTATAGGCCACACCCAAGTCATTCCATGCCTCAACAAAGTCAGGATCCATGGAAAGAGAGATTTCAAAAGAATTAACTGCGTTTTCATAATCCCCTAAAATAAGGTGGCAATCGCCCTTATAGTACCAGATATCCTCATTTTCCCCAATCTCCAGGGCCTGTAAAAATGAATCTAGAGATTTTTCATAATCTTCTAATAAGAAAAGGGAAAGTCCCTGACCAAATAGGCCGGGAAATGAGTTTTGTATTTTTAAAGCATTGTTAAATGATTTTAAGGCCTCTTCATAGATTTCCATAGTTCCTAAAATGTATCCCAGTTCCAGTTGGGCCTCCATACAGAAAGGATCTGCATCTACAGCTTCACGGAAATAATTCATGGCCTCCTGGGGCTTTCCATAGGTTAATAATTCTATTCCCTTTTGATAAAGTTTTTTAGCTTGATTATTGGTCAATTTATTTCTCCTTATGATTATATGGTAAATTTTATGTGTAAATGATATTTTTGAAATAAAAAGTGTAAATTTCACTGGTTTGAAAATAAAGTTTCAGCAAAATAAGATAATAGTAAGGTCTCTATTTTATTATATTAAAACTTATAATGATATAAATAAATTAATATATTAAGTAATCAAGTTCATCTAAAATTACAATTAATTAAAATAACCCCACGATATGAATTTAATTTCTATTAAATACTATTAAAATAGTTATCAACAAAAAATAAGAATAGAGAATTATTTAATTAAATATTTTAATAGATAAAAAAGGATAGGGTGTCCTGAAATATTTAAATCTCATTAATTTATTCTATTTTTTTAAAATTTTCTCCATATTTAAAATAGAAATTTCATCACCAGGATTTAGTTCCAAGG
This genomic interval carries:
- a CDS encoding tetratricopeptide repeat protein, with the protein product MTNNQAKKLYQKGIELLTYGKPQEAMNYFREAVDADPFCMEAQLELGYILGTMEIYEEALKSFNNALKIQNSFPGLFGQGLSLFLLEDYEKSLDSFLQALEIGENEDIWYYKGDCHLILGDYENAVNSFEISLSMDPDFVEAWNDLGVAYSIMGQDERAIECFEQVLGIDNYYETAIYNLGSTLADSGNYEDALGYLNRTIEIDPENFKALFYKGNVLYFLEKEEEAVEYFKKALKIDNEQKELWNYLGYVQFSLGQNHEALESLKEAIKLNNDYSAPYLNLGNVYLDLGKDDLALESFEKVLEIEPDNEEALFYKDSLKDDWD